The following proteins are encoded in a genomic region of Maribacter hydrothermalis:
- a CDS encoding glutamate synthase subunit beta, which translates to MGKITGFLEFDRKIEAYEPVEQRLKDYKEFTIPLPEKEMKEQGARCMDCGIPFCHSGCPLGNLIPDFNDAVYRGKWEKASEILHSTNNFPEFTGRLCPAPCEEACVLGINEDPVSIENIEKNIVETAFKKGWITAKPPLNKTGKKVAVVGSGPAGLATAQQLNRAGHKVTVFERDEKPGGLLRYGIPDFKMEKNVIDRRLDVLKEEGITFSCGVHIGVDIKADTLKEEYDAIVLTGGATIRRNLPIEGSDLKGVVQAMDFLCQNNRRVDGIKDLGEEIKATGKDVVVIGGGDTGSDCIGTSFRHGATSVSNFEIMPKATTERPEGQPWPFWPMRLRTSSSHKEGAERFFSISTKKFIGDSDGNLKGLITSEVEWINTPGQRPQLKEVPGTEKEWKCELALLALGFTGSENTVANQLGLEMDARTNIKASENNYKTNVAGVFAAGDQRRGQSLIVWAISEGRQAAHHVDKFLMGESALPLKGDGDLPRV; encoded by the coding sequence ATGGGAAAGATAACAGGATTTTTGGAATTCGATAGAAAAATTGAAGCATACGAACCGGTTGAGCAACGTTTAAAAGATTATAAAGAATTTACGATACCATTACCTGAAAAGGAAATGAAGGAGCAAGGTGCTCGGTGCATGGATTGTGGTATACCCTTTTGCCACAGTGGATGCCCATTAGGTAATTTAATACCTGATTTTAATGATGCCGTTTATCGAGGCAAATGGGAAAAAGCGAGTGAAATTTTACATTCAACAAACAACTTTCCAGAATTTACTGGAAGATTATGTCCTGCACCATGTGAAGAAGCTTGTGTCCTTGGTATAAATGAAGACCCTGTAAGTATTGAAAATATTGAAAAAAATATTGTTGAAACTGCTTTCAAGAAAGGATGGATTACTGCAAAACCACCTTTAAATAAAACAGGTAAGAAAGTTGCAGTAGTAGGCTCAGGTCCTGCTGGTCTAGCCACTGCCCAACAATTAAACAGAGCTGGTCATAAAGTTACCGTATTTGAACGTGATGAAAAACCTGGTGGGTTATTACGCTATGGTATTCCAGATTTTAAAATGGAGAAAAACGTTATTGACAGACGCTTAGATGTTCTTAAAGAAGAAGGCATAACATTTTCTTGTGGTGTTCATATAGGTGTAGATATTAAGGCAGATACGCTTAAAGAAGAATATGATGCTATCGTGTTAACTGGTGGTGCAACTATTAGAAGGAATTTACCAATTGAAGGTTCGGATTTAAAGGGTGTAGTTCAGGCAATGGATTTTCTATGTCAAAATAATAGACGTGTAGACGGTATTAAAGATTTAGGCGAAGAAATTAAAGCTACAGGTAAAGATGTAGTAGTTATTGGAGGTGGCGATACTGGCTCCGATTGTATTGGAACTTCTTTTCGTCATGGAGCTACTTCTGTTTCAAATTTTGAAATTATGCCAAAGGCTACCACAGAAAGACCTGAAGGTCAACCTTGGCCATTTTGGCCTATGAGACTAAGAACCAGTTCTTCACATAAAGAAGGTGCTGAACGCTTCTTTAGTATATCTACAAAGAAATTTATAGGGGATTCAGATGGTAATTTAAAAGGATTAATTACTTCAGAAGTAGAATGGATAAATACTCCTGGACAACGACCACAACTTAAAGAAGTACCAGGTACTGAAAAAGAATGGAAATGCGAACTTGCATTATTGGCATTAGGATTTACTGGTTCTGAAAATACTGTCGCAAATCAGCTAGGATTAGAAATGGATGCTAGAACAAACATTAAAGCATCTGAGAACAATTACAAAACTAATGTTGCAGGTGTTTTTGCAGCTGGCGACCAAAGAAGAGGCCAGTCTCTTATTGTATGGGCCATTTCAGAAGGTAGACAAGCTGCCCATCATGTAGATAAGTTCTTAATGGGCGAATCAGCTCTTCCTTTAAAAGGTGATGGAGATTTACCCAGAGTATAG